The following proteins come from a genomic window of Hymenobacter canadensis:
- a CDS encoding MFS transporter, producing the protein MNQNLPQRDSGAYSGAAPVAGTAEAVSHDNNDVSTSKIWQVITASSVGTVIEWYDFYIFGSLAAIIGPVLFGSTGKIEDTILGTLAVFGAGFVVRPFGAVFFGRIGDMIGRKYTFLLTLLIMGGATFVTGLIPSYDKIGVAAPIIVTLLRLLQGLALGGEYGGATTYVAEHSPDNKRGYYTSFIQITATAGLFLSILVIITTRKTMGEDAFKEWGWRIPFLLSGLLVIASYYIRRKLHESPLFAKAKAEGKTSTNPLRESFVNPVNRRLVLISLFGATMGQGVVWYTGQFYAYSFMQNTLKLDLVDASLVLCIALLIATPFFVYFGSLSDRIGRKKIIMMGLLCGALFTIPIFYGLKAFAGPLTEVTAATVDATGKAVPAVMKALTPQLVPMTVLTFCLVLFVTMAYGPIAAYLVELFPTKVRYTSLSLPYHIGNGVFGGFVPFIATALTLRAAAQPEGTLFKTYSSFAGLLYPVIIALICWFIGQALMKDVRNVKLMEENSGDVK; encoded by the coding sequence ATGAACCAAAACCTACCGCAGCGCGACTCCGGAGCGTATTCCGGGGCTGCTCCCGTAGCTGGCACAGCCGAAGCCGTGAGCCACGACAACAACGACGTTTCGACCAGCAAGATCTGGCAGGTAATCACGGCCTCTTCAGTGGGAACCGTGATTGAGTGGTACGACTTCTACATTTTTGGTTCGTTGGCCGCCATTATCGGGCCGGTGCTGTTCGGCTCGACGGGCAAGATTGAGGATACCATTCTGGGCACGCTGGCCGTGTTTGGGGCGGGCTTCGTGGTGCGGCCGTTCGGGGCCGTATTCTTCGGCCGTATCGGCGACATGATCGGGCGCAAGTACACGTTCCTGCTGACGCTGCTGATTATGGGCGGCGCCACGTTCGTGACGGGCCTGATTCCGAGCTACGACAAAATCGGGGTGGCCGCGCCCATCATCGTGACCTTGCTGCGCCTGCTGCAGGGCCTGGCTTTGGGCGGCGAGTACGGCGGTGCCACCACCTACGTGGCCGAGCACTCCCCGGACAACAAGCGCGGCTACTACACCTCGTTTATTCAGATTACGGCCACGGCCGGCCTGTTCCTGAGCATCCTGGTGATCATCACGACCCGCAAAACCATGGGCGAGGATGCTTTCAAGGAGTGGGGCTGGCGCATTCCGTTCCTGCTGTCGGGTCTGTTGGTAATTGCCTCGTACTACATCCGCCGCAAGCTGCACGAGTCGCCGCTGTTTGCCAAGGCCAAGGCTGAGGGCAAAACCAGCACCAACCCGCTGCGCGAGTCGTTCGTGAACCCCGTAAACCGCCGCCTCGTGCTGATTTCGCTGTTCGGCGCCACCATGGGCCAGGGCGTGGTGTGGTACACCGGCCAGTTCTACGCCTACTCGTTTATGCAGAACACGCTCAAGCTCGACCTCGTGGATGCCTCGCTGGTGCTGTGCATTGCCCTGCTGATTGCCACGCCGTTCTTCGTGTACTTCGGCAGCCTCTCCGACCGGATCGGCCGCAAAAAGATCATCATGATGGGCCTGCTCTGCGGCGCCCTGTTCACCATCCCGATTTTCTACGGCCTCAAGGCCTTTGCCGGCCCCCTGACCGAGGTAACGGCCGCCACCGTAGATGCCACCGGCAAAGCCGTGCCAGCTGTGATGAAAGCGCTGACGCCTCAGCTCGTGCCCATGACGGTGCTTACGTTCTGCTTGGTGCTGTTCGTGACGATGGCCTACGGCCCAATTGCGGCTTACCTGGTGGAGCTGTTCCCCACGAAGGTGCGCTACACCAGCCTGTCGCTGCCCTACCACATCGGCAACGGCGTATTCGGGGGCTTCGTGCCGTTCATTGCCACGGCCCTCACGCTGCGCGCCGCGGCCCAGCCCGAAGGCACGCTGTTCAAAACCTACAGCAGCTTCGCCGGCCTGCTCTATCCGGTTATCATTGCCCTGATCTGCTGGTTTATTGGGCAGGCGCTGATGAAGGACGTGCGCAACGTGAAGCTGATGGAGGAAAACTCCGGCGATGTAAAATAG
- a CDS encoding sensor histidine kinase, with protein sequence MPTWLVIGFSFGYLALLFGVAYAAERRAGSARRSLVSNPYVYALSMAVYCTAWTYYGSVGRAAYFGLEFVGIYLGPTLMAPMAWLVLRKIIRICRLQRLTSIADFISARYGKSAWLGALVTVVCVLGVVPYISLQIKAIAASFDILTGGGGTLQASGSVAVSSAFATTVALAFFTVIFGVRSIEATERHEGMVLAVALESLVKLVAFLAAGLFVTYGLFDGFADVFERAAKVPDLSRLFTLQGAGTGGSQWLTLLLLSMSAILLLPRQFQVAVVENVNEDHLRKAMWLFPLYLIVINLFVLPLAFGGRLLDGAGQLDADTFVLALPLQAGRPWLALLIYLGGLSAASSMIIVETIALSVMMSNHLLMPLLVRVPAARAEGPRWFAYLGQVALHSRRLAVVLVLLLAYGYYVEVSHLLPLVNIGLVSFAAVAQFVPVVLGGLYWKGGTRQGATAGILAGFVVWFYTLVLPTLVGPELLPDTVLREGLFGLHWLRPFALFHLEGLDYLSHGLFWSWFFNLALYVGVSLKRQPTALELHQADVFVDVFRHGAGFEGRAGWQGVAALPDVRELLAGFLGKKRTNQALRAFEERFPDAHAPEEAGAVVPLQADPRLLAYAEKLLAGSIGPASARLLLRSSVGVEDISFDNVVGILKESQQLLEANRQLQKQQRQLQRLTQELQAAYDQLQELDQHKDEFLYTVTHELRTPLTSIRALSEILTDNPDLEEEEQHRFLLTITKESERLSRLITLVLDLEKYESGKATLEKAPVDVADVITDALEAIGQLMRAKHIHLDLAVPPGLPPLSGDRDRLMQVLVNLLSNAVKSCRADGEGRILVSVETPADCLRITVQDNGKGIDPAFHQLIFDKFFQARNQTMRKPEGSGLGLAITKKIVELHAGRIWVESAPEQGARFSFELPVV encoded by the coding sequence ATGCCCACCTGGCTCGTCATTGGCTTTTCGTTCGGCTACCTCGCCCTGCTGTTTGGGGTGGCGTATGCGGCGGAGCGGCGTGCCGGCTCGGCGCGGCGGAGCCTAGTGAGCAACCCGTATGTGTACGCCCTGAGCATGGCCGTGTACTGCACGGCCTGGACGTACTACGGCTCGGTGGGGCGGGCGGCCTACTTCGGGCTGGAGTTCGTGGGCATCTACCTCGGGCCCACGCTCATGGCCCCGATGGCGTGGCTGGTGCTGCGCAAAATCATCCGCATCTGCCGGCTGCAGCGCCTCACGTCCATTGCCGACTTCATCTCGGCGCGCTACGGCAAAAGTGCTTGGCTGGGCGCCCTCGTGACGGTGGTGTGTGTGCTGGGCGTGGTGCCCTACATTTCATTGCAGATCAAGGCCATTGCCGCATCGTTTGATATCCTGACCGGGGGCGGCGGCACGCTGCAGGCCTCGGGCAGCGTGGCAGTGTCGTCGGCGTTTGCTACTACGGTGGCGCTGGCGTTTTTCACCGTCATTTTTGGGGTACGCTCCATCGAGGCCACCGAGCGGCACGAGGGCATGGTGCTGGCCGTGGCGCTGGAAAGCCTGGTAAAGCTAGTGGCGTTTCTGGCGGCCGGCCTGTTCGTCACCTACGGCCTGTTCGACGGCTTTGCCGACGTATTTGAGCGGGCTGCCAAAGTGCCCGACCTGAGCCGGCTGTTTACGCTGCAGGGTGCCGGCACCGGCGGCAGCCAGTGGCTTACGCTGCTGCTGCTGAGCATGTCGGCCATTCTGCTGCTGCCGCGGCAGTTTCAGGTGGCCGTGGTGGAAAATGTCAACGAGGACCACCTGCGCAAGGCCATGTGGCTGTTTCCGCTCTACCTCATCGTCATCAACCTGTTTGTGCTGCCCCTGGCCTTTGGAGGGCGCCTGCTCGACGGGGCCGGCCAGCTCGATGCCGACACGTTTGTGCTGGCCCTGCCGCTGCAGGCGGGTCGGCCGTGGCTGGCGCTGCTCATCTACCTGGGCGGGCTGTCGGCGGCCAGCAGCATGATTATCGTGGAAACCATTGCGCTGAGCGTGATGATGAGCAACCACCTGCTGATGCCGCTGCTGGTGCGGGTGCCGGCCGCTCGTGCCGAGGGGCCGCGCTGGTTTGCCTACCTGGGCCAGGTGGCGCTGCACAGCCGCCGGCTGGCCGTGGTGCTGGTGCTGCTGCTGGCCTACGGCTACTACGTGGAGGTCAGCCATTTGCTGCCGCTGGTGAATATTGGGCTGGTGTCGTTTGCGGCGGTGGCGCAGTTTGTGCCGGTGGTGCTGGGCGGCCTCTATTGGAAGGGCGGCACCCGGCAGGGCGCCACGGCTGGTATTCTGGCGGGCTTTGTGGTGTGGTTCTACACGCTGGTGCTGCCCACGCTGGTCGGCCCCGAGCTGTTGCCCGACACCGTGCTGCGCGAGGGGCTGTTTGGGTTGCATTGGCTGCGGCCGTTTGCCTTGTTCCACCTCGAAGGCCTCGATTACCTGTCGCACGGGCTGTTCTGGAGCTGGTTTTTCAACCTGGCGCTGTACGTAGGTGTGTCGCTAAAGCGGCAGCCCACGGCCCTGGAGCTGCACCAGGCCGACGTGTTCGTGGACGTGTTCCGGCATGGTGCCGGCTTCGAGGGGCGGGCGGGCTGGCAGGGCGTGGCGGCGCTGCCCGACGTGCGGGAGCTGCTGGCCGGCTTCCTCGGGAAGAAGCGCACCAACCAGGCGCTGCGGGCCTTCGAGGAACGGTTTCCGGACGCCCACGCGCCCGAGGAAGCCGGCGCGGTGGTGCCACTTCAGGCCGATCCGCGCTTGCTGGCCTACGCCGAGAAGCTGCTGGCCGGCAGCATCGGGCCGGCTTCGGCGCGGCTGCTGCTGCGCTCGTCGGTAGGAGTGGAGGACATCAGCTTCGACAACGTGGTGGGTATTCTCAAAGAAAGCCAGCAGCTGTTGGAAGCCAACCGCCAGCTGCAGAAGCAGCAGCGGCAGCTGCAGCGCCTCACCCAGGAGCTGCAAGCCGCCTACGACCAGCTGCAGGAACTGGATCAGCACAAAGACGAGTTCCTCTACACCGTCACGCATGAGCTGCGCACGCCGCTCACCAGCATCCGGGCGCTGTCCGAAATCCTGACCGACAACCCCGACCTGGAGGAAGAAGAGCAGCACCGGTTTCTGCTCACCATCACCAAGGAGTCGGAGCGCCTGAGCCGCCTGATTACGCTGGTGCTGGACCTGGAAAAGTACGAGTCGGGCAAGGCCACGCTGGAAAAGGCGCCGGTCGACGTGGCCGACGTCATTACCGACGCGCTGGAAGCCATTGGCCAGCTCATGCGCGCCAAGCACATCCACCTCGATTTGGCCGTGCCGCCCGGTTTGCCGCCCCTCTCCGGCGACCGGGACCGGCTGATGCAGGTGCTGGTGAACCTGCTCTCCAACGCCGTCAAATCGTGCCGCGCCGACGGGGAGGGCCGCATTTTGGTGAGCGTGGAAACCCCCGCCGACTGCCTGCGCATCACGGTGCAGGACAACGGCAAGGGCATCGACCCGGCGTTTCACCAGCTCATCTTCGACAAGTTTTTTCAGGCCCGCAACCAGACCATGCGCAAGCCCGAGGGCTCGGGGCTGGGGCTGGCCATCACCAAAAAAATAGTGGAGCTGCACGCTGGCCGCATCTGGGTGGAAAGCGCCCCCGAGCAGGGCGCCCGGTTCTCGTTTGAGCTGCCGGTTGTATGA
- a CDS encoding AMP-binding protein yields MNSASHSYLAEHAASLLDSEALWAAQASQLHWFQEPPRPVLSQAPDTGFYRWFRGGQLNTSWLCLDYHVENGRADQLALIYDSPVTGTVRRYTYRELLDLTSRFAGGLRQLGVQRGDRVIIYMPNMPEAVVAMLACARLGAVHSVVFGGFAPHELAVRIDDAQPRVIVCASAGMEVTTPIPYKSLVDAAISKATHKPAHVVVLQRDFCIAEMNVSTSKDNRRSSEYNQTSSEDQLSASEDNQTSSEDQLSASEDNQTSSEDQLSASEDNQTSSEDQLSASEDNQTSSEDQLSASEDNRRSSEDNSTSSEDNRTSSEDQPSASEDDGPLPRDVDYQVLLQAAPVAAVPLDATDPLYILYTSGTTGKPKGVVRDNGGHAVALKYSMSAIYGVEPGETFWAASDLGWAVGHSYIVYGPLLHGCTTVLFEGKPVRTPDAGTFWRLIQDYQVRVLFTAPTAIRAIKKEDPTGQLARQYDLSSLRHLFVAGERCDPATYDWAGATLGVPVVDHWWQTESGWPMLATLVGLPDMPAPRAGSAGHPVPGYDVQILDEAGLPVPRGTTGLVAVRLPLPPGCLPTLWHDDARFQRSYLDTFPGYYLSGDGGYRDEQGYLYIMGRVDDVMNVAGHRLSTGEMEELLAAHPAVAECAVLGIACELRGQVPVGLVVLKDGHSLPETQLEQELVRLIREQIGAVACFRHAAVVARLPKTRSGKILRKTLRQLADGDDCPIPSTIDDPAILDKIREVLRRRQIGQAFA; encoded by the coding sequence ATGAACTCTGCTTCTCACTCTTATCTTGCCGAGCACGCCGCCAGCCTCTTGGACTCCGAAGCCTTATGGGCCGCGCAGGCCAGCCAGCTGCACTGGTTCCAGGAGCCGCCCCGGCCGGTGCTCAGCCAGGCCCCCGATACCGGGTTCTACCGCTGGTTTCGGGGCGGGCAGCTCAATACCAGCTGGCTCTGCCTGGACTACCACGTGGAAAACGGCCGCGCCGACCAGCTGGCCCTCATCTACGACTCGCCGGTGACGGGCACCGTGCGCCGCTACACCTACCGCGAGCTGCTGGACCTCACCAGCCGCTTTGCCGGCGGCCTGCGCCAGCTGGGCGTGCAGCGCGGCGACCGGGTCATCATCTACATGCCCAACATGCCCGAGGCGGTGGTGGCTATGCTGGCTTGCGCCCGCCTGGGCGCGGTGCATTCGGTGGTGTTTGGCGGCTTTGCACCCCACGAGCTGGCCGTGCGCATTGACGATGCCCAGCCCCGCGTTATCGTCTGCGCTTCGGCGGGCATGGAAGTCACGACGCCCATTCCCTACAAGTCGCTCGTGGATGCCGCCATCAGCAAAGCCACCCACAAACCAGCCCACGTGGTAGTGCTGCAGCGCGACTTCTGCATAGCGGAAATGAACGTGTCTACTTCCAAGGACAACCGGAGGTCTTCAGAGTACAACCAGACGTCCTCGGAGGACCAACTGAGTGCTTCGGAGGACAACCAGACGTCCTCGGAGGACCAACTGAGTGCTTCGGAGGACAACCAGACGTCCTCGGAGGACCAACTGAGTGCTTCGGAGGACAACCAGACGTCCTCGGAGGACCAACTGAGTGCTTCGGAGGACAACCAGACGTCCTCGGAGGACCAACTGAGTGCTTCGGAGGACAACCGGAGGTCCTCGGAGGACAACTCGACATCCTCGGAGGATAACCGGACGTCCTCCGAGGACCAACCGAGTGCTTCGGAGGATGACGGGCCGCTGCCGCGCGACGTGGACTATCAGGTGCTGCTGCAAGCTGCCCCCGTGGCGGCCGTGCCGCTCGATGCCACCGACCCGCTCTACATCCTGTACACCAGCGGCACTACCGGCAAGCCCAAAGGCGTAGTGCGCGACAACGGCGGCCACGCCGTGGCCCTTAAGTACAGCATGAGCGCTATCTACGGCGTCGAGCCTGGCGAAACCTTCTGGGCCGCCTCCGACCTGGGCTGGGCCGTGGGCCACAGCTACATCGTGTATGGGCCGCTGCTACACGGCTGCACCACGGTGCTGTTTGAGGGCAAGCCCGTGCGCACGCCCGACGCCGGCACGTTCTGGCGCCTCATCCAGGACTATCAGGTACGGGTGCTGTTCACGGCGCCCACCGCCATCCGGGCCATCAAGAAGGAAGACCCCACCGGCCAGCTCGCCAGGCAGTACGACCTGAGTAGCCTGCGCCACCTGTTCGTGGCCGGCGAGCGGTGCGACCCCGCCACCTACGACTGGGCCGGCGCCACGCTGGGCGTGCCTGTGGTAGACCACTGGTGGCAGACCGAGTCGGGCTGGCCGATGCTGGCTACGCTGGTGGGGCTGCCCGATATGCCCGCGCCCCGCGCCGGCAGCGCCGGCCACCCCGTGCCCGGCTACGACGTGCAGATTCTTGACGAAGCCGGCCTGCCCGTGCCCCGCGGCACCACTGGCCTGGTGGCGGTGCGCCTGCCGCTGCCGCCCGGCTGCCTGCCCACCCTCTGGCACGACGACGCCCGGTTCCAGCGCAGCTACCTCGACACCTTCCCCGGCTACTACCTCTCTGGCGACGGCGGCTACCGCGACGAGCAGGGCTACCTCTACATCATGGGCCGGGTGGATGACGTGATGAACGTGGCCGGCCACCGCCTGAGCACCGGCGAGATGGAAGAGCTGCTGGCCGCCCATCCGGCCGTGGCCGAGTGCGCCGTGCTGGGCATTGCCTGCGAGCTGCGCGGTCAGGTGCCGGTGGGGCTGGTGGTGCTCAAAGACGGCCACAGCCTCCCCGAAACGCAGTTGGAGCAGGAGCTGGTGCGCCTGATCCGGGAGCAGATCGGGGCGGTGGCCTGCTTCCGGCACGCGGCCGTGGTGGCGCGGTTGCCCAAAACCCGCTCCGGCAAAATCCTGCGCAAAACCCTCCGCCAGCTCGCCGACGGCGACGACTGCCCCATCCCGTCCACCATCGACGACCCCGCCATTCTCGACAAAATCCGGGAGGTGCTGCGCCGAAGGCAGATAGGGCAGGCGTTTGCCTGA
- a CDS encoding glycerol-3-phosphate dehydrogenase/oxidase — MPAFPPDAAPSPMPDFLRETHLTQLTESPVWDVLIIGGGATGLGVAVDAASRGYRTLLLERTDFAQGTSSRSTKLVHGGVRYLAQGQVGLVREALRERARLLHNAPHLAHRQAFIIPCYRWWERPWYLLGLKLYDLLAGRRGIGGARALNAAETAQHLPGVQPSGLRGGVRYFDGQFDDARLALTLARTAADHGATVLNYMAITALQKDSAGRVCGATAHDQETGRAYALRAKVVVNATGVFVDEVLRLDTPAAAPLVRPSQGVHVVLPADFLPGPEALMIPQTPDGRVLFAVPWLGRVVVGTTDTLVPQATAEPRAQAEEIRFILETAGRYLTRPPHLSDVLSTWAGLRPLAASAQAGAATKEISRSHKLLVAASGMLTITGGKWTTYRQMAEDVVDRAQQLAALDTVPCRTAALPLHGAGPVPSGPATALAAYGSDAPALQQLLVENPAWAALVAPGFPYVWAEVVWAARHEMARTVADVLARRLRLLFLDAAAAEAAAPAVAQLLATELGHSEVWEQQQIAEFRELAAGYLSQG, encoded by the coding sequence TTGCCTGCTTTTCCGCCCGACGCTGCACCCAGCCCCATGCCCGACTTTCTGCGCGAAACTCACCTAACCCAGCTCACCGAATCGCCGGTCTGGGACGTGCTCATCATCGGGGGCGGCGCTACGGGGCTGGGCGTGGCCGTGGATGCTGCCAGCCGCGGCTACCGAACCCTGCTGCTGGAGCGCACCGATTTTGCCCAGGGCACCAGCAGCCGCAGCACCAAGCTGGTGCACGGCGGCGTGCGCTACCTGGCGCAGGGCCAGGTAGGGTTGGTGCGCGAAGCGTTGCGCGAGCGGGCCCGGCTGCTGCACAACGCGCCCCACCTGGCGCACCGGCAGGCCTTCATCATTCCGTGCTACCGGTGGTGGGAGCGGCCCTGGTACCTGCTGGGCCTGAAGCTCTACGACCTGCTGGCCGGGCGCCGCGGTATCGGTGGGGCCCGGGCGCTGAACGCTGCCGAAACTGCTCAACACCTGCCGGGCGTGCAGCCCTCGGGCCTGCGCGGCGGCGTCCGCTACTTCGACGGGCAGTTCGACGATGCCCGCCTGGCCCTCACGCTGGCCCGCACCGCCGCCGACCACGGCGCGACGGTGCTCAACTACATGGCCATAACCGCGCTGCAGAAAGACAGCGCCGGCCGCGTGTGCGGCGCCACTGCCCACGACCAGGAAACCGGCCGTGCCTACGCCCTGCGGGCCAAAGTAGTGGTGAATGCCACCGGCGTGTTCGTGGACGAAGTGCTGCGCCTCGACACGCCCGCCGCCGCGCCACTGGTGCGCCCCAGCCAGGGCGTGCACGTGGTGCTGCCCGCCGACTTTCTGCCCGGCCCCGAAGCGCTGATGATTCCGCAGACGCCCGACGGCCGGGTGCTGTTTGCGGTGCCGTGGCTGGGCCGGGTGGTGGTGGGCACCACCGATACGCTGGTGCCGCAGGCCACCGCCGAGCCCCGCGCCCAGGCCGAAGAAATACGCTTCATCCTCGAAACGGCCGGCCGCTACCTCACGCGCCCGCCACACCTGAGCGACGTGCTCAGCACTTGGGCCGGCCTGCGCCCGCTGGCCGCGTCGGCGCAGGCCGGGGCCGCCACCAAGGAAATTTCGCGCAGCCACAAGCTGCTGGTAGCGGCTTCTGGCATGCTCACCATCACGGGGGGCAAATGGACCACCTACCGCCAGATGGCCGAAGACGTAGTGGACCGCGCCCAACAGCTCGCAGCCTTGGACACAGTGCCCTGCCGCACCGCCGCGCTTCCCCTGCATGGCGCAGGCCCGGTGCCGTCCGGCCCCGCCACCGCGCTGGCCGCGTACGGCTCCGACGCTCCTGCGCTGCAGCAATTGCTGGTCGAAAATCCCGCTTGGGCGGCGCTAGTAGCGCCCGGCTTCCCCTATGTATGGGCAGAAGTAGTGTGGGCCGCCCGCCACGAAATGGCACGCACCGTAGCCGACGTGCTGGCCCGGCGTCTGCGGCTGCTGTTTCTGGATGCCGCCGCGGCCGAAGCGGCAGCGCCAGCCGTAGCGCAGCTGCTTGCCACCGAGTTGGGGCATTCCGAAGTCTGGGAGCAGCAGCAGATAGCAGAGTTCAGGGAGCTGGCGGCTGGGTACCTAAGTCAGGGCTAA
- the acs gene encoding acetate--CoA ligase: MPEAPVRHARIRTLEEYHDAYRRSTEDPEQFWADVAAPFTWRRKWNKVLHSDMVTGHNEWFSGARLNITENCLDRHLATRGNKLAIIYEPNDTKTRHLRLTYRELHQEVCRFANVLHNNGVEKGDRVCIYMPMIPQLAIAVLACARIGAVHSVIFAGFSATAISDRVNDAQATVVLTADGLNRGAKQIPVKRVVDEALETCPGVRRVIVVEHLGWPVQMKDGRDVWYHEEAEGVAKTCPAEEMDAEDPLFILYTSGSTGKPKGVVHSTAGYMVWADYTFRNVFQVEENDIYWCTADIGWVTGHTYLLYGPLLAGSTSLMFEGIPTYPDAGRFWEVIDKHSVSIFYTAPTAIRSLMAAPLDNVLSYSLDSLRVLGSVGEPINEEAWYWYFQHVGKERCPIVDTWWQTETGGIMISALAGITPSKPTHAGLPLPGVQPVLLNQDGTEIEGNDQEGYLAIKHSWPGIIRTTYGDHDRAVQTYFAPYKGYYFTGDGARRDDQGLYRIIGRVDDVINVSGHRFGTAEIENAINQNHNVIESAVVAFPHDVKGQGIYAYVICRSGACEKESDKAHIEASIIETIVAQIGKIAKPDKIQIVSGLPKTRSGKIMRRILRKVAEGEISSLGDTTTLLDPAVVDEIIEGRK; this comes from the coding sequence ATGCCCGAAGCTCCCGTCAGACACGCCCGCATCCGTACCCTCGAAGAGTACCACGATGCCTACCGCCGCAGCACCGAAGACCCCGAGCAGTTCTGGGCCGATGTGGCCGCGCCCTTCACCTGGCGCCGCAAATGGAACAAGGTACTGCACTCCGACATGGTCACCGGCCACAACGAGTGGTTTTCGGGCGCGCGCCTCAACATCACCGAAAATTGCCTCGACCGGCACCTGGCCACCCGCGGCAACAAGCTGGCCATCATCTACGAGCCCAACGACACCAAAACCCGCCACCTGCGCCTCACCTACCGCGAGCTGCACCAGGAGGTCTGCCGCTTTGCCAACGTGCTGCACAACAACGGCGTGGAGAAGGGCGACCGGGTGTGCATCTACATGCCCATGATTCCGCAGCTGGCTATTGCGGTGCTGGCCTGTGCCCGCATCGGGGCGGTGCACTCGGTCATCTTTGCTGGTTTCTCGGCCACGGCCATTTCCGACCGGGTGAACGACGCCCAGGCCACGGTAGTGCTCACTGCCGACGGCCTCAACCGCGGTGCCAAGCAGATTCCGGTAAAGCGCGTGGTGGATGAAGCCCTGGAAACCTGCCCCGGCGTGCGCCGCGTCATCGTGGTGGAGCACCTCGGCTGGCCCGTGCAGATGAAGGACGGCCGCGACGTGTGGTACCACGAGGAAGCCGAGGGCGTGGCCAAAACCTGCCCCGCCGAGGAAATGGACGCCGAAGACCCGCTGTTCATTCTCTACACCTCGGGCAGCACCGGCAAGCCCAAAGGCGTGGTGCACAGCACCGCCGGCTACATGGTGTGGGCCGACTACACGTTCCGCAACGTGTTTCAGGTGGAAGAAAACGACATCTACTGGTGCACCGCCGACATCGGCTGGGTGACCGGCCACACCTACCTGCTCTACGGCCCGCTGCTGGCCGGCAGCACCTCGCTCATGTTCGAGGGCATCCCCACGTACCCCGACGCCGGCCGCTTCTGGGAAGTCATCGACAAGCATTCGGTCAGCATCTTCTACACCGCGCCCACGGCCATCCGCAGCCTCATGGCCGCGCCGCTTGATAACGTGCTCAGCTACTCCCTCGACTCCTTGCGGGTGCTGGGCTCGGTAGGAGAGCCCATCAACGAGGAAGCCTGGTACTGGTACTTCCAGCACGTGGGCAAGGAGCGCTGCCCCATCGTGGACACGTGGTGGCAGACAGAAACCGGCGGCATCATGATTTCGGCGCTGGCCGGCATCACGCCCAGCAAGCCCACCCACGCGGGCCTGCCGCTGCCCGGCGTCCAGCCCGTGCTGCTCAACCAGGACGGCACCGAAATCGAGGGCAACGACCAGGAGGGCTACCTCGCCATCAAGCACAGCTGGCCCGGCATCATCCGCACCACCTACGGCGACCATGACCGGGCCGTGCAAACCTACTTCGCGCCCTACAAAGGCTACTACTTCACCGGCGACGGCGCCCGCCGCGACGACCAGGGCCTCTACCGCATCATCGGCCGCGTCGATGACGTGATAAACGTGAGCGGCCACCGCTTCGGCACGGCCGAAATCGAAAACGCCATCAACCAGAACCACAACGTCATCGAGTCGGCGGTGGTGGCTTTCCCCCACGACGTGAAGGGCCAGGGCATCTACGCCTACGTCATCTGCCGCTCGGGCGCCTGCGAGAAGGAGTCCGACAAGGCGCACATCGAGGCCAGCATCATCGAAACCATCGTGGCCCAGATCGGCAAAATCGCCAAGCCCGACAAGATTCAGATTGTGAGTGGCCTGCCCAAAACCCGCTCCGGCAAAATCATGCGCCGCATCCTGCGCAAGGTGGCCGAAGGCGAAATCAGCAGCCTCGGCGACACCACCACGCTGCTCGACCCGGCCGTGGTCGACGAGATTATTGAGGGCCGCAAATAG
- a CDS encoding response regulator transcription factor, whose product MPTAPHILIVDDEPNIVMSLEFLMRKSGYQVTIARNGTEALEAIDHTAFDVVLLDIMMPDVDGYQVCRHLRQRPDRTATRVVMLSAKSKEADVQKGYDAGADLYLPKPFSTRQLMEKVRELLPLARSG is encoded by the coding sequence ATGCCCACGGCCCCGCACATTCTTATTGTCGATGATGAGCCCAACATCGTCATGTCGCTGGAATTTCTGATGCGCAAGAGTGGCTACCAGGTCACTATTGCCCGCAACGGCACCGAAGCCCTGGAGGCCATCGACCACACCGCCTTCGACGTGGTGCTGCTCGATATCATGATGCCCGATGTGGACGGTTACCAGGTGTGCCGCCACCTGCGCCAGCGCCCCGACCGCACCGCCACCCGCGTGGTGATGCTGTCGGCCAAAAGCAAGGAGGCCGACGTGCAGAAAGGCTATGACGCCGGCGCCGACCTCTACTTGCCCAAGCCCTTCAGCACCCGCCAGCTCATGGAAAAAGTGCGGGAACTGCTGCCCCTGGCCCGCAGCGGCTAG